One window from the genome of Schistocerca piceifrons isolate TAMUIC-IGC-003096 chromosome 8, iqSchPice1.1, whole genome shotgun sequence encodes:
- the LOC124711182 gene encoding deoxyuridine 5'-triphosphate nucleotidohydrolase-like gives MPTATATLRFVKLTENAFAPSKESSTAAGYDLKSAYDIVIPPRGKELVKTDIKIQLPKGCYGRIAPRSGLALKHHIDVGAGVVDEDYRGNVGVVLFNHSDKPFNVQRGDRIAQLICEQIFYPDLEEVQELEDTDRGSGGFGSTGTK, from the exons ATGCCTACTGCCACTGCAACACTCCGGTTTGTGAAGCTAACGGAAAATGCATTTGCTCCTTCGAAAGAATCTTCAACAGCAGCAGGATATGACCTGAAAAG TGCATATGATATAGTTATCCCTCCACGTGGAAAAGAACTTGTAAAAACTGATATTAAGATACAACTACCTAAAGGTTGCTATGGGAGAATAGCTCCACGCTCAGGTCTAGCTTTAAAACATCACATTGACGTCGGAG CTGGTGTTGTTGATGAGGACTACAGAGGAAATGTTGGCGTTGTTCTTTTTAATCATTCGGATAAGCCCTTCAACGTTCAGCGTGGCGACAGAATAGCACAGCTAATATGTGAACAGATATTCTATCCGGATCTGGAGGAAGTTCAG GAACTAGAAGATACTGATCGTGGCTCTGGTGGATTTGGTTCAACAGGCACAAAATGA